CGCGGCTCGAAGCCCTCCGCGGTGAAGTCGCGGCGCTCGCCGACCTCGCGCAGGACGACGTAGTCGTCCTCGCCGCCGGCGGGGACGCCGTCGGCCACGACGTTGGACACCTTCATGAGGAGGGCGTCGAGCGTCTCGCCGGCCTCGGCGGCGTCCTTCTCGAACGCCTTGACCTGCTCGGCGAGCTGCTTCGTGTGGGCGAGCAGCTCGGCGCGCTCCTCGGGCGACTTCGCCTGGGCGACCTTCTTGCCGTGGGACTTCTGCTCGGCACGCAGCGTCTCGAACTCGACGAGGGCGGAACGGCGGCGTGCGTCCGCGTCGAGGATCTGGTCCACGAGCGCCGGGTCGTCGCCACGGGCGACCTGGCTCGCACGGACGACGTCGGGCTGGTCACGCAGGAGCTTGAGATCGATCACGGCCCCACCTTATCGCCGCTGGGGCGCGGCGACGCGGGCGCGCCCGAGCGGCTGCGGCGTCCGCCCAGGTCGGGCGGGCGGTGCCGCAGAGCGCTAGCCTCGCCACCATGAGCACTATGTCGCCCTGGGAGATCGTCTGGATCTGCCTGTCCCTCGTGATGGCCGCGACTGCGCTCACCGTCTCGGTGCTGCTGTGGCGCGAGCGTCACCACCGTCTGCACGCGAGGGCACAGGGCCTGCCCGACGCCGCAGCGGGCGACCCGGCTGCGACGCCCCCGCCGCGTCGCGTCGTCGCGTTCGTCGCCAACCCGTCCAAGCCGGACGTCGCCTCGCTCAAGGAGCCCGTGCTCGCCGCCTGCCGCGCGACCGGGCTCGACCCGCTGTGGATCGAGACGTCGGTCGAGGACCCCGGGGTGGGCCAGGCCCGCGAAGCAGTGGCGCAGGGCGCCGAGGTCGTGATCGCGACCGGCGGCGACGGCACGGTCCGCGCGGTCGCCGAGGCCATGGTCGGGACGGGGGTGCCGATGGCCCTGCTGCCGGTCGGCACGGGCAACCTGCTCGCCCGCAACCTCGACATCCCCGTGACGGACCTCGACGAGGCCCTGACGATCGCGCTCGACGGCCGCGACCGGTCGATCGACGTCGGGTGGCTCGAGGTCCTCGACGCCCCCGCTCCGCGCGACGAGGACGACGACGTCGCCGAGGTCGGCAAGACGCACCTGTTCACCGTCATCGGCGGCGTCGGCTTCGACGCCGCGATGGTCGCCGACACGAACTCGACCCTCAAGGCGAAGGTCGGGTGGATGGCCTACTTCGCGGCCGGTGTGCGGCACCTGCACGGCCGCCGCCTCGAGGCGTCGATCCAGCTCGACGACGAGCCGCCCGTCTCCACCCGGCTGCGCACGCTCCTCGTCGGGAACTGCGGGCGCCTGCCCGGCGGTATCACGCTCATCCCCGACGCCGTGGTCGACGACGGGATCCTCGACGTCGCCGCGATCGACACCCGCGGCGGCATCGCGGGCTGGGCGCAGCTCTTCGGCGACGTCGTGCTGCAGGGCCTCGGGATCAAGCCGGTCGAGCTGCCGAACCGCATCGGCCGCATCGACCACACGCAGTGCCGCTCGATCACCGCGCGCGTCCGCGGCGGCGAGCAGGCCCAGGTCGACGGCGACATCATCGGCCGCGCGAGCGCGATCAAGGCGTGGGTCGAGCCGGGCGCGCTGATCGTCCGCAACCCCCGCCGGATCACCATCGGCCGCTGACCCGACCGTAGGCTGGGCGGGTGAGCCTCCTGACCCGCACCCGCCGTCCCCTCGCGCGTCTCGGGGCGGCCGCGGCGCTCGGAGGGCTCGCCCTCGCGGCTGCCGTCCCCACCGCGAGCGCCGCGACGGCCCCGCCGCCGCCCGTGCAGGTCGTCGTCGTCGGGACCGTCGGGGTCCAGTGGGAGGACGTGTCGCCCGAGGCGACGCCCGCCCTGTGGGAGCTCGCGGGACGCGGTGCGGTCGGCAGCACGGTCGTGCGCAACGTGCGCTCGTCGACGTGCCCGGCGGAGGGCTGGCTGGCCCTGTCCAGCGGTACCCGGGCCGGGGACACGACGTACGAGCCTGTCGACGGCGCCGAGGAGCGGTGCCGTCCGCTCGACGACCCGAGCGGCACGGGCGACGTCGAGGTCCCGGCGTGGGACGCATACGTCACCTCCGCGCGCGAGGGCCAGTACGACGCCGTGCCCGGGACGCTCGGCGACGTCCTCGCCGAGGCCGGCCTGACGACGGCGGCTTACGGTCCCGGTGCGGCGATCGCGCTCGCCGGCTCGGACGGACGCGTCCCGGCGTGGGCTCCCGTCGACGACGCCCTGACCGCGTCGCTCGCGGACGACCTCGCGACCGCGGACGTCGTCGTCGTCGACGCGGGCACGGTGCGCGGCGAGACTGCCGCGGAGCGCGCCTCCGGGGTCGCGGCGGTCGACTCGGTCGTCGCCGACGTCCTCGACGCGCTCGGCACCGCGGGCACGGAGCCGCTCGTCCTGCTCTCCTCGCTCGCCGACGCGGCGAGCGAGCCGCGCCTGCAGATCGCTGCCGCGGTCGGCCCACTCACGTCAGGAGCGGACGCCGCGGGCGTCCTCGACTCCGCGTCGACCCGCCAGCCCGGGTACGTCCTCGGCTACGACCTCACGCGCACGATCATCGACCGCGCCGCCCCGGGCGCGACGAGCACCGCGACGCACCGCCTCGACGGTTCGCCCGTGCGTGCCGACGGCGCAGCGACCCCGCTCGACGCGCGTGCCGACGCGCTGCGCGACGACGCGCTGCGCTCCGTCGTCGTCCGTGCGGCGATCTCCCCGTTCTACGTCCTGTTCACCGTCGCGAACATCGCCCTCCAGGTCGCGGTGAGCCTCGGCATCGCCCGCGCGGGCCGCGACAGCGCGAAGGGATACCAGCTGGCGTGGCTCCGCCGGGTGCGCACGGTCGGGCTCGCGCTCGCGTCCCTGCCGACCGCGACCTTCCTCGCGAACCTCGTGCCGTGGTGGCGCTCGCCGGCCCCGAACCTCACGGTCGCGGCGGTCATCACGGCGATCGTCGGGGCCGTCGTCGCGCTGTGCCTCCTGCCCGCGGTGCGCCGTCGCCCGCTCGGTCCGCTCACGGTCGTGACCGCGCTGACGGCGGTCGTCCTCGCGGTCGACGTCGCGCTCGGCGCGCGCCTCCAGCTCACCTCGCTCATGGGGACCCAGGCGCTCGTCGCGGGGCGCTTCTACGGCTTCAACAACACGGCGTTCACGCTGTTCGCGACGTCGACCGTCCTGCTCGCGGCGAGCATGGCGACCCCGCTCGTCGCGCGCGGTCGGCGCCGCCTGGCGGCCGGCGTCGTCGCGCTCGTCGGCCTCGTCGCCGTCGCGCTCGACGGCCTGCCGTCGATCGGCGCGGACTTCGGCGGGCCGCCCGCTCTCGTCCCCGGCTTCGCCGTCCTCGTGCTCCTCGTGCTCGGTGTCCGTCTGACCTGGCGGCGCGTGCTCGTGGTGCTGGGTGCCGGCGCGGTGACGGTGTCGCTCTTCGCCGTCCTCGACTGGCTGCGGCCCGAGGGCGAGCGCACGCACCTCGGCGCGTTCGTGCAGACCGTGATCGACGGCGGCCTGTGGGGCGTCGTGACGCGCAAGCTCTCGCAGAACGCGAGCAACCTCGTCGGCACGCCCTTCACGCTCATCGCGCTCGGCGCGGCGGTCCTCGTCTACCTGGGCGTGCGCCGCGCGGGCGGGCGGCTCGAGGCGCCGCTCAAGCTCGTCGCGCGTGAGCTGCCCGTGCTCGGCGCAGGCCTGGTCTCGCTGCTCGTCGTCCAGGCGATCGCGTTCGCTCTCAACGACTCGGGCATCATCATCCCGGCGGTCGCCGCGACGCTCGCCCTGCCGCTCGTCGTCGTGACGTTCGGCCGGGTCGCCGAGGTCAGCGCGGACGACCACCCAGGACGGACCGCATCTTCCGAGCGTTGACCGCGAAGAGCACGTCCCGGTACTGGGCCGCCCGGTGCAGGGTGCCGCGCAGGTCCTTCTTCGACGGGCGGTGCCGCAGGTCGCACGGGACCTCGACCGCGACGTAGCCGCGGCGCACGAGGTCGATCGTCATGCCCGTCTCGACTCCCCAGCCGTGCGCGAGCGGCGTCGCCGCCTCGAACGCCTCACGCGTCAGGCAGCGCTGGCCCGACAACGGCTGGGTCGGCGTCCACCCCGTGAGGCTCGCGATCGCGCGACGTGCCGCGCCCACGACGATGCCGTGCCCGCCCGCGCCGGGCTGCGGCGGCAGGAGCGCGATCGACATGTCGGCTGCGCCCTTGAGCACCGGCGGAATCAGCGGGGCCGTGTTGACGGCCGTCTCGCCGAGGTCGCCGTCGATGAACAGCAGGAGCCGCGGGGGGCGGTCGGCGGAGTCGCGCATCGCGACGATCGAAGCACCCGTCTCCATGGCCGCGGCCTTGCCGCGGTTGTGCGAGTGGCGCACGACGACGGCGCCCGCCTCACGGGCGACGTGCTGGGTGTCGTCGTCGCTGCCGTCGTCCACGACGAGGACGAGGTCGACGTACGGGATGGCGCGCGCGGAACGCACGGTCGCGGCGATGCGCCGCGCCTCGTCCTTCGCGGGGATGATCACGGCGACGCGCTGGCGGGTGCGGCCGTTGGGTCCGGGTTGCGGGCGGGGCGTCTTTGCCACCGGCAGGTCCGTGGACTCCGCAGGCACCATCGCCTGCTCCGTCCGGTCCTGTGGATCCTCTGTCACACGGTCCACCCTAGTGGAGGCCACGGGGTTCTGCTGAATTGGTCTAGGTCTACCAAGACTCCGCAAAAAGGGTGTGCGGAAAACCCCGCCGCCCGCCACGAAGGACGGTCGGCGGGGTCTTTCGGGCGGATCAGCGGAGCGTGACCTGGCGGGCGATGATGCCCGCCCGCGCGCGACGCTCGTTCGAGTCGAGCGGCTCGGTGCTCTCGAGGGCGGGGGCGAGGAGCTTCTCGAACGCCTCGGCGTCCTTCTCGAGCTGCTCGATCGTCGTGCCCGCGACGATGTCCCACACCGGCACGCAGATGCCGGACGAGCGGAACGCCCCGAGGAAGCGGGACTTGCCGAGCGACGACTGGCGCTTCGCGTGCAGGCGCGCGATCGCGTCGATCAGGCGGTCCTCCTCGACGGCCATCGACCAGCGCAGGTAGCGGCGCGCACCGAAGTCCGCGAGGTAGGCGCTCTCGACGCCCGCGAGCTTCTCGGTCGGGATGATCGTCGACGCGGCCTCCTCGAGGGACTCCTTGAGGTCGGGCGTGATCTCCTGGCTCGGGTCGAGCCAGTAGTCGAAGCCGTCGTGGATCGTCACCTCGAAGGGGACGGTCAGGTCGAGGACGTCCTGCAGGCGCGGGCCCTCGCCCGGCAGGCCCACGGTCGTCAGCGACGTGCCCGGCTCGAGCTCCATGACGGCGAGCAGGTTCGCCGCGAGGTCGCGGCTCGTGTCGCCGGAACCGCCCTGGCCCTGGATGGAGAGCAGGATCGCGCCGTCGGCGCGGTGCAGGGCCGGCCACCCGCCCGGGAGGGTCGTCGTCACGACGACGTCACGAGCGCCGTGCTCCTTCGTCGTCCGCGCGGTCGCCGTCGCGGCGGGGACGACCTCGCGCAGCGCGACCCAGTCGGCCTCGCCGGGGAGGTTCTCGAACGGGCGCAGCACGAAGTCGGGGGTGGGGTTCTTGGCCATGCGCTCATCGTACCGGCCCGCCCCCCGCGGCGGAGAGCGGCCGCGGGCTCTCGCGCGGAGCGCGGGACGCCGCCGGGAAAAGGTCCGGAAGGCCCAGATCTGCGGCGCGCGCAGCCCCGCGCGGGTGGCAGGATCGGAGCATGCATCCTCGAGCTGGAACCGTTGCCCTCCCCGAAGACCTCATCGACGTCGACGCGCTGCTCGCCGCGTACTACGACCGCAAGCCCGACCTGGACGACCCCGCGCAGCGGGTCGTGTTCGGCACGTCCGGTCACCGCGGGTCGAGCCTCGACGGCGCCTTCAACGAGGCGCACATCGTCGCGACCACGCAGGCCATCGTCGAGTTCCGGCGCAGCCAAGGCATCGACGGCCCACTGTTCATCGGGCGTGACACGCACGCGCTGTCGCTGCCCGCATGGCAGTCCGCGCTCGAGGTCCTCGCCGCGAACGGTGTCGACGTGCGCATCGACGCGCGCGACTCCTACACCCCGACGCCCGCCGTCTCGCACGCGATCCTGCTGCACAACGGCGCGAGCACGTCCGAGGGCGTCCGCGTGGAGGGCCCGGGCCTCGCCGACGGCATCGTCGTGACGCCGTCGCACAACCCACCACGCGACGGCGGCTTCAAGTACAACCCGCCGCACGGCGGCCCCGCCGACTCGGACGCGACGTCCGTCATCGCCGCTCGCGCGAACGAGATCCTGCGCGACGGCGTCGAGAAGGTGCGTCGCGTGTCGCTCGAGGCGGCGCTCGCGGCGCCGACGACGCTCAAGCACGACTTCCTGTCGGCGTACGTCGACGACCTCGCGAACGTCGTCGACTTCGACGCGATCCGCACCGCGGGCGTGCGCATCGGCGCCGACCCGCTCGGCGGCGCGTCCGTCGAGTACTGGGGCGAGATCGGCGAGCGCTACGGCCTCGACCTCACGGTCGTGAACCCGACGGTCGACCCGCGCTGGGCGTTCATGACGCTCGACTGGGACGGCAAGATCCGCATGGACTGCTCGTCGCCGAACGCGATGGCGTCCCTCGTGGGCGCGATGCGTCCCGCCGCGGGCGGCGCCGCGCCGTTCGACATCGCGACGGGCAACGACGCCGACTCGGACCGCCACGGCATCGTCACGCCCGACGCAGGCCTGATGAACCCGAACCACTTCCTCGCGGTCGCGATCGACTACCTGTTCTCGGGCGCACGCCCGGGCTGGCGCCCGGACGCCGCGATCGGCAAGACGCTCGTGTCCTCCGCGCT
This genomic window from Flavimobilis soli contains:
- the pgm gene encoding phosphoglucomutase (alpha-D-glucose-1,6-bisphosphate-dependent); translation: MHPRAGTVALPEDLIDVDALLAAYYDRKPDLDDPAQRVVFGTSGHRGSSLDGAFNEAHIVATTQAIVEFRRSQGIDGPLFIGRDTHALSLPAWQSALEVLAANGVDVRIDARDSYTPTPAVSHAILLHNGASTSEGVRVEGPGLADGIVVTPSHNPPRDGGFKYNPPHGGPADSDATSVIAARANEILRDGVEKVRRVSLEAALAAPTTLKHDFLSAYVDDLANVVDFDAIRTAGVRIGADPLGGASVEYWGEIGERYGLDLTVVNPTVDPRWAFMTLDWDGKIRMDCSSPNAMASLVGAMRPAAGGAAPFDIATGNDADSDRHGIVTPDAGLMNPNHFLAVAIDYLFSGARPGWRPDAAIGKTLVSSALIDRVAAGLGRRLVEVPVGFKWFVPGLLTGEVGFGGEESAGASFLRTDGNVWTTDKDGLLLALLASEIQAKTGKSPSQRHAELVAEHGESWYARVDAPATLEEKATLSKLDPAQVRSTSLAGEEIVEKLTAAPGNGAAIGGLKVTTKNAWFAARPSGTENVYKVYAESFVSAEHLAQVQEEAKQVVSDALA
- a CDS encoding DUF5926 family protein translates to MAKNPTPDFVLRPFENLPGEADWVALREVVPAATATARTTKEHGARDVVVTTTLPGGWPALHRADGAILLSIQGQGGSGDTSRDLAANLLAVMELEPGTSLTTVGLPGEGPRLQDVLDLTVPFEVTIHDGFDYWLDPSQEITPDLKESLEEAASTIIPTEKLAGVESAYLADFGARRYLRWSMAVEEDRLIDAIARLHAKRQSSLGKSRFLGAFRSSGICVPVWDIVAGTTIEQLEKDAEAFEKLLAPALESTEPLDSNERRARAGIIARQVTLR
- a CDS encoding glycosyltransferase family 2 protein, encoding MVPAESTDLPVAKTPRPQPGPNGRTRQRVAVIIPAKDEARRIAATVRSARAIPYVDLVLVVDDGSDDDTQHVAREAGAVVVRHSHNRGKAAAMETGASIVAMRDSADRPPRLLLFIDGDLGETAVNTAPLIPPVLKGAADMSIALLPPQPGAGGHGIVVGAARRAIASLTGWTPTQPLSGQRCLTREAFEAATPLAHGWGVETGMTIDLVRRGYVAVEVPCDLRHRPSKKDLRGTLHRAAQYRDVLFAVNARKMRSVLGGRPR
- a CDS encoding diacylglycerol/lipid kinase family protein, translated to MSTMSPWEIVWICLSLVMAATALTVSVLLWRERHHRLHARAQGLPDAAAGDPAATPPPRRVVAFVANPSKPDVASLKEPVLAACRATGLDPLWIETSVEDPGVGQAREAVAQGAEVVIATGGDGTVRAVAEAMVGTGVPMALLPVGTGNLLARNLDIPVTDLDEALTIALDGRDRSIDVGWLEVLDAPAPRDEDDDVAEVGKTHLFTVIGGVGFDAAMVADTNSTLKAKVGWMAYFAAGVRHLHGRRLEASIQLDDEPPVSTRLRTLLVGNCGRLPGGITLIPDAVVDDGILDVAAIDTRGGIAGWAQLFGDVVLQGLGIKPVELPNRIGRIDHTQCRSITARVRGGEQAQVDGDIIGRASAIKAWVEPGALIVRNPRRITIGR